From Deltaproteobacteria bacterium, the proteins below share one genomic window:
- a CDS encoding helix-turn-helix transcriptional regulator, whose protein sequence is MTQAHRPSRLRDRRIRARSGRHVTCTASWWDANDARVSRTKLRTVDADRTTDVRRPLMERCLWHAAKRPSQQGPGTVDKGTVDKPSSVPRASGARAWQEDVDWHAWFRKLGRQTRALRELLGLSQDRLAVLAGVSQGTVSRFEIGTAQGTPAVVMFRLAVALARQCRAENHELLAEPLVRVLDDIEELVPVRAVRDLPMIARDPQAEQLRILFMAAPPRAREAVLSIVRAFCTIAGSHPRNDPV, encoded by the coding sequence ATGACCCAGGCCCATCGCCCGTCGCGCCTCCGCGACCGGCGCATTCGGGCGCGTTCCGGCCGGCACGTTACGTGCACCGCTTCCTGGTGGGACGCGAACGATGCCAGGGTCTCCAGGACGAAGCTCCGAACGGTCGACGCAGACAGAACGACAGATGTGCGGCGGCCGCTGATGGAGCGCTGCCTCTGGCACGCCGCGAAGCGCCCATCGCAGCAGGGACCGGGGACGGTGGACAAGGGGACGGTGGACAAGCCGTCCTCGGTTCCCCGGGCGTCCGGCGCACGCGCGTGGCAGGAGGACGTCGACTGGCACGCGTGGTTCCGTAAGCTCGGCCGGCAGACGCGTGCCCTGCGCGAGCTTCTCGGCCTCTCCCAGGACCGGCTCGCGGTGTTGGCGGGTGTGAGCCAGGGCACGGTCAGCCGCTTCGAGATAGGGACCGCTCAGGGCACGCCGGCCGTCGTCATGTTCAGGCTCGCCGTCGCTCTCGCGCGGCAGTGCCGCGCGGAGAATCACGAGCTCCTGGCCGAGCCGCTCGTCCGGGTTCTCGATGACATCGAGGAGCTCGTGCCGGTGAGGGCGGTCCGAGACCTCCCGATGATCGCGCGGGACCCCCAGGCGGAGCAGCTGCGGATCCTCTTCATGGCCGCGCCGCCGCGTGCTCGCGAAGCCGTCCTCTCGATCGTCCGCGCCTTCTGCACGATAGCCGGCAGCCACCCGCGGAACGATCCGGTCTGA